Proteins encoded by one window of Dioscorea cayenensis subsp. rotundata cultivar TDr96_F1 chromosome 6, TDr96_F1_v2_PseudoChromosome.rev07_lg8_w22 25.fasta, whole genome shotgun sequence:
- the LOC120263112 gene encoding putative nuclease HARBI1: MDEVDEVRLYFNCLGTLDGTHIRVNVPNADRPRYRTRKSEITTNVLGLCSQDMQFIYVLSGWEGSAHDARVLRDAVTKSNVLKVPSGFYYLVDSGYANCPGFLAPFRGQRYHLSSWADGHRPETPEEFFNMKHASARNVIERTFGLPKIHWKILASPSFYSIATQRRIINACCLLHNFIRWEMIEDPAEDEFEPTSLEESVEDDNEHIVAVQPTNEWTQFRQELAVNMFNMSQSQ, encoded by the exons ATGGACGAGGTTGATGAAGTCCGATTGTATTTT AATTGTCTTGGCACATTGGATGGGACACATATCCGAGTGAATGTGCCCAATGCGGACCGGCCAAGATATAGAACACGAAAATCTGAGATCACTACTAATGTACTCGGTCTTTGCAgtcaagacatgcaatttatatatgttttgtctGGATGGGAGGGTTCAGCACATGATGCACGAGTGCTTAGAGATGCTGTTACAAAATCTAATGTTTTGAAAGTTCCAAGCG GTTTCTATTATTTGGTTGATTCTGGATATGCAAATTGCCCTGGATTTCTTGCGCCTTTTCGAGGCCAGCGATATCACTTGAGTTCATGGGCAGATGGTCATCGACCAGAAACTCCTGAAgaatttttcaacatgaaaCATGCAAGTGCTAGAAATGTGATTGAGAGGACATTTGGGCTTCCGaaaattcattggaaaattTTAGCAAGTCCGAGTTTCTACAGCATAGCCACGCAACGGCGTATTATTAATGCGTGTTGTTTGCTTCATAATTTCATTAGGTGGGAAATGATAGAAGACCCCGCTGAAGATGAATTTGAGCCTACATCcttggaggaaagtgtagaagATGATAATGAACACATTGTAGCTGTGCAACCAACTAATGAATGGACTCAATTTAGGCAAGAGTTGGCCGTGAATATGTTTAACATGTCACAATCACAATGA